From one Mycolicibacterium sp. HK-90 genomic stretch:
- a CDS encoding ABC transporter permease, translating to MSVFVDIVPGASESDPPRPAAAPHRWRDRLTRTALPLLSVVVFFAVWQVVAWAGIWNQTFVPYPATVWRAFVDVSTTHDGARGYAGYLLYEHLYMTLRRVVAGVVIGVVVGVLLGLLMGSVGWLRSVLEPWLTFLRALPPLAYFFLLVIWLGIDEAPKITLLALAALPPAAVATTAAVVAAPVGLQEAARALGATRAQVIRDVVVPSALPETFTGIRLAVGMAYSSVVAAELFNGIPGIGGLVKDASNYNNTPVVLVGIFAIGISGLVIDAGLRAAERHSVPWRGKI from the coding sequence GTGTCTGTGTTCGTCGATATCGTCCCCGGCGCATCGGAATCCGATCCGCCGCGCCCGGCTGCCGCGCCACACCGTTGGCGTGACCGGCTGACCCGAACCGCCCTGCCACTGCTGTCGGTGGTGGTGTTCTTCGCGGTGTGGCAGGTGGTGGCCTGGGCCGGCATCTGGAACCAGACGTTCGTGCCCTACCCGGCCACGGTCTGGCGTGCCTTCGTCGACGTCTCGACCACCCACGACGGTGCCCGCGGGTACGCGGGATATCTGCTGTACGAACACCTTTACATGACATTGCGCCGGGTGGTGGCCGGTGTCGTGATCGGCGTGGTCGTCGGTGTTCTCCTTGGGCTGCTGATGGGGTCGGTCGGCTGGCTGCGCAGTGTGCTCGAACCGTGGCTGACGTTCCTTCGTGCCCTGCCGCCGCTGGCGTACTTCTTTCTCCTGGTGATCTGGCTGGGTATCGACGAGGCACCGAAGATCACGCTGCTCGCCCTTGCTGCGTTGCCGCCGGCCGCCGTGGCCACCACCGCGGCCGTGGTCGCCGCCCCGGTCGGATTGCAGGAGGCGGCCCGGGCCCTGGGCGCCACCCGGGCTCAGGTCATCCGCGACGTGGTCGTGCCCTCGGCCCTGCCGGAGACCTTCACCGGGATCCGGCTGGCGGTGGGGATGGCGTACTCGTCGGTGGTGGCCGCCGAACTGTTCAACGGCATCCCCGGTATCGGCGGATTGGTCAAGGACGCAAGCAATTACAACAACACCCCGGTCGTGCTCGTCGGGATCTTCGCGATCGGGATCTCGGGACTGGTCATCGACGCCGGTTTGCGCGCTGCCGAACGGCACAGTGTCCCCTGGAGAGGAAAAATATGA